In Eleutherodactylus coqui strain aEleCoq1 chromosome 11, aEleCoq1.hap1, whole genome shotgun sequence, a single window of DNA contains:
- the LMO1 gene encoding rhombotin-1 isoform X1, with amino-acid sequence MMVLDKEDGLPMLSVQPKGKQKGCAGCNRKIKDRYLLKALDKYWHEDCLKCACCDCRLGEVGSTLYTKANLILCRRDYLRLFGTTGNCAACSKLIPAFEMVMRARENVYHLDCFACQLCNQRFCVGDKFFLKNNMILCQMDYEEGQLNGSFESQVQ; translated from the exons GACTGCCGATGCTCTCAGTACAGCCCAAAGGGAAACAGAAAGGCTGCGCCGGCTGCAACCGCAAGATCAAAGACCGCTACCTGCTGAAAGCGCTGGACAAATACTGGCACGAAGACTGCCTGAAGTGCGCCTGCTGCGACTGCCGCCTGGGCGAGGTCGGGTCAACGCTCTACACAAAGGCCAACCTCATTCTCTGTCGCAGAGATTACCTGAG GCTTTTTGGAACCACCGGAAACTGTGCTGCGTGTAGTAAACTCATCCCCGCCTTCGAGATGGTGATGCGCGCCAGAGAGAACGTCTACCACCTGGACTGCTTCGCCTGCCAGCTGTGCAACCAGAG GTTCTGCGTGGGAGACAAGTTTTTTCTTAAGAACAACATGATCTTGTGTCAGATGGACTATGAGGAGGGACAGCTGAACGGAAGCTTCGAGTCCCAGGTGCAATAA
- the LMO1 gene encoding rhombotin-1 isoform X2 yields the protein MVLDKEDGLPMLSVQPKGKQKGCAGCNRKIKDRYLLKALDKYWHEDCLKCACCDCRLGEVGSTLYTKANLILCRRDYLRLFGTTGNCAACSKLIPAFEMVMRARENVYHLDCFACQLCNQRFCVGDKFFLKNNMILCQMDYEEGQLNGSFESQVQ from the exons GACTGCCGATGCTCTCAGTACAGCCCAAAGGGAAACAGAAAGGCTGCGCCGGCTGCAACCGCAAGATCAAAGACCGCTACCTGCTGAAAGCGCTGGACAAATACTGGCACGAAGACTGCCTGAAGTGCGCCTGCTGCGACTGCCGCCTGGGCGAGGTCGGGTCAACGCTCTACACAAAGGCCAACCTCATTCTCTGTCGCAGAGATTACCTGAG GCTTTTTGGAACCACCGGAAACTGTGCTGCGTGTAGTAAACTCATCCCCGCCTTCGAGATGGTGATGCGCGCCAGAGAGAACGTCTACCACCTGGACTGCTTCGCCTGCCAGCTGTGCAACCAGAG GTTCTGCGTGGGAGACAAGTTTTTTCTTAAGAACAACATGATCTTGTGTCAGATGGACTATGAGGAGGGACAGCTGAACGGAAGCTTCGAGTCCCAGGTGCAATAA